From one Rubidibacter lacunae KORDI 51-2 genomic stretch:
- the rnc gene encoding ribonuclease III, which produces MTVPQPRLQHLQCLTLKLGLPADAPIAWELLDRALTHPSASCVNYQQLEFLGDSVLRLAASELLQEMYPDGTVGEFAALRSILVSDRVLAELADGLGLERYLLMSTGAAGDPAGRRSRLADAFEAVLGALYASTHSFDLVRPWLDPLLVPRADDIRRDPALYNYKDALQEWTQAQHKSLPEYRVRAAKVATDPSSRFTAEVWFRGNCLGIGTGPSKKAAEQAAAKAAYTTAVVADTQSSGAERPDTQHS; this is translated from the coding sequence ATGACCGTACCGCAACCCCGCCTCCAACACTTACAGTGTCTGACTCTCAAGCTCGGACTGCCGGCTGATGCCCCAATTGCCTGGGAATTACTCGACCGTGCCCTAACTCACCCGAGCGCGTCGTGCGTCAACTACCAACAGCTGGAGTTTCTCGGCGATTCTGTGCTGCGTTTGGCTGCATCGGAGTTGCTCCAAGAGATGTACCCCGACGGCACGGTCGGCGAGTTTGCGGCATTGCGCTCGATTTTGGTCAGCGATCGCGTCCTCGCCGAACTCGCAGATGGATTGGGACTAGAGCGCTATTTGCTCATGTCAACCGGCGCGGCAGGAGACCCTGCAGGTCGACGATCGCGTCTGGCCGATGCCTTTGAGGCCGTACTGGGCGCGCTTTATGCCAGTACGCACTCGTTCGATCTGGTCCGTCCCTGGCTCGACCCATTATTGGTGCCCCGGGCAGACGACATCCGCCGCGACCCAGCACTCTACAACTACAAAGACGCCCTCCAAGAATGGACTCAGGCGCAGCACAAAAGCTTGCCGGAATATCGCGTGCGTGCAGCCAAGGTCGCAACGGATCCATCCAGTCGTTTTACTGCCGAGGTTTGGTTTCGCGGCAACTGCCTCGGTATAGGGACGGGACCTTCAAAAAAGGCGGCCGAGCAAGCGGCAGCTAAAGCCGCCTACACCACCGCAGTTGTTGCCGATACGCAATCCTCTGGTGCCGAGCGACCTGACACTCAACACTCTTAA
- the cobJ gene encoding precorrin-3B C(17)-methyltransferase, which yields MSDPLFVPYLPLSAIALTPSAARTLQPLVAAGATLWVPPALMPLPDARPYEEPFGAWLAAQWLQQRAFVFAMATGAVVRAIAPLLSNKSSDPPVVVVDRAGQFALGLCGSHAGGGNRLTRLVANYLGAVPVLTDAAADADLPSVDVLGVPFGWHRGNGNWTAVSAAGARSEPIRVWQSAGSHLWREQLPDDHPFVFATDAATAPLAPEAAGKPIAELWIDAVEREFPPETAAVQWHPRVLWIGIGCERGTPQALLESALARVLAERGLTAEAIAGVATLDLKADEPGLRSFCRDRDLPLQVFAPEVLQAVPVPNPSEVVAEAVGTPSVAEAAALQAAGDGAELLVPKQIERGEGGAATIAIAQAVYEFTGRSGRLYLVGIGPGATAQVTPAARAALQQADVLVGYARYLDCVAPLRRPGQIVEPYPIGAELERARRAIALAEWGLTVAVVSSGDAGIYGIGGVVMEELRQLGWDGREPAVEIFPGITALQSAAARVGTPLMHDFCAISLSDLLTPWSAIAARLEAAASADFVTALYNPQSRDRKRPFAAACEIFMRYRDPETPVAIVRNALRKDERVYRTQLDRLEDAPVDMVCTVIIGNRSTQFYGDWMLTPRGYLGFGADENTPADD from the coding sequence GTGAGCGACCCGTTATTTGTCCCGTATCTTCCCCTTTCCGCGATTGCCCTGACGCCGTCCGCAGCTCGCACGCTCCAGCCGCTGGTGGCGGCCGGCGCGACGCTGTGGGTGCCGCCCGCGCTGATGCCGCTGCCAGATGCTCGACCCTATGAAGAACCGTTTGGGGCGTGGCTTGCCGCCCAGTGGCTGCAGCAGCGAGCTTTTGTCTTCGCGATGGCTACCGGTGCAGTCGTGCGAGCGATCGCGCCGCTGTTGAGCAACAAGTCCAGCGACCCGCCTGTGGTAGTGGTCGATCGCGCCGGCCAGTTCGCGTTGGGACTCTGCGGCAGCCATGCCGGTGGCGGCAATCGTCTGACGCGCTTGGTCGCCAACTATCTTGGCGCAGTGCCGGTTTTAACTGATGCGGCAGCTGATGCAGACCTGCCGAGCGTCGACGTGTTGGGCGTGCCTTTTGGCTGGCACCGAGGGAACGGCAACTGGACGGCCGTAAGTGCCGCTGGTGCGCGGTCGGAGCCGATCCGGGTGTGGCAGTCTGCCGGGTCGCATCTCTGGCGCGAGCAGTTGCCTGACGACCATCCTTTTGTTTTTGCAACGGACGCCGCAACTGCACCACTCGCTCCGGAGGCGGCCGGCAAGCCCATAGCAGAGCTGTGGATCGATGCGGTCGAGCGGGAATTTCCCCCCGAAACAGCAGCCGTGCAGTGGCACCCGCGGGTGCTCTGGATCGGCATCGGTTGCGAGCGGGGGACGCCACAAGCACTTTTGGAATCGGCGCTCGCGCGCGTGCTGGCAGAACGGGGTCTGACTGCCGAGGCAATTGCAGGCGTTGCCACGCTGGACCTCAAAGCCGACGAGCCGGGCCTGCGGTCGTTCTGCCGCGATCGCGACCTGCCGCTACAGGTGTTCGCACCGGAGGTGCTGCAGGCGGTGCCCGTGCCCAATCCGTCAGAGGTGGTCGCCGAAGCCGTTGGCACGCCGAGCGTTGCCGAGGCAGCCGCGCTGCAAGCCGCGGGCGATGGGGCAGAGTTGCTGGTGCCAAAGCAAATCGAACGTGGGGAAGGCGGAGCAGCCACGATCGCGATTGCGCAGGCAGTTTACGAGTTCACTGGACGAAGCGGGCGGCTGTACCTAGTCGGGATCGGTCCTGGCGCGACCGCGCAGGTCACCCCAGCAGCACGGGCAGCGCTGCAGCAGGCCGACGTTCTTGTTGGGTACGCGCGCTATCTGGACTGCGTTGCACCGTTGCGACGGCCGGGGCAGATTGTCGAACCCTATCCGATCGGGGCGGAGTTGGAACGGGCCCGTCGGGCGATCGCACTGGCCGAATGGGGGCTAACGGTTGCCGTCGTTTCATCAGGGGATGCAGGCATCTACGGTATCGGTGGCGTGGTTATGGAAGAGCTGCGCCAGTTGGGATGGGACGGACGCGAGCCGGCAGTCGAGATTTTTCCCGGCATCACCGCGCTGCAGTCGGCTGCCGCGCGCGTTGGTACGCCCTTGATGCACGATTTCTGTGCTATCAGCCTCAGTGATTTACTTACCCCTTGGAGCGCGATCGCCGCCCGTCTGGAAGCTGCCGCCAGTGCCGATTTTGTGACGGCTCTCTACAACCCGCAGTCGCGCGATCGCAAGCGCCCTTTTGCAGCAGCTTGCGAGATCTTTATGCGCTACCGCGATCCAGAAACACCCGTGGCAATCGTGCGCAATGCTCTGCGCAAGGACGAGCGCGTCTACCGCACGCAGCTCGATCGCCTAGAAGATGCGCCGGTGGATATGGTTTGCACGGTTATCATCGGCAACCGCAGCACGCAGTTTTATGGCGACTGGATGCTGACGCCGCGCGGCTACCTCGGGTTCGGGGCAGATGAAAATACGCCTGCAGACGATTAA